Below is a genomic region from Anoplolepis gracilipes chromosome 1, ASM4749672v1, whole genome shotgun sequence.
GCCCCAATTTTCTGTTACACcctatatatacttaattctCTATTAAATTCATAGgtaaaaattctttgtaacataaactgtataattatattttgatgcGAGGTGCGTTTAGAGATATTACGGCCatcgttaatttatatatgtacgcatgcacgcacacaTCGAgtctcattattttaattcgtgTTAAagcacattttatttacatacttctcttttatattgtcCACTATATTACAGTTATTACAAGTGTATCTCTCCGTTTTAGACCAAATCGCCtacatctttataaataaactggATAAATTAgaagtaatttaattagaagTCTGACTTCAAAAAGCACCATAAGATGTGCTGTAAATGATGAATTCACGTTAACAAATTGTATTGTGGTCCCTTTCATttgaattgtataattataatagctaTATGTACTATCTTTGTATAATCAACACGTAGCAACTGCTCTTaagtatatatagtaatatttttaagtattgaAATTCTCGAGAAAATAATAGATCAACACGACAATCGATggaaacaaaaaatgtaatcgAATAATTCATTTCAAATGGAAAGATTAAACACTGAACATGTCTAAATATGATATAGAATAATCATGtgctaaaaaatttacacagaagatgaatataaattctttactgtTATTGTGTTacgcttattaaaaaaaaactataaattaaatataatcgcaGCAGGGATTTAgccaatgttttaaaatgtatcaCTAATGgaattatttcatgttttcaaaaagaattatgaaaattaaatgttaactCGGTATTCAcgattatgttttaattttgttgtatatatattgtatatcatatacatatagtacatatttttGCGATCGTATTAAACGTCATAAAGCGCGTACAAGGtacatcttaaattttaatattgattcaCATAAGATGCGCGCTTCTACATGGCTCTATCATGAAATTTGCTAATCTCTTCTAATCTCTTTATTATAACTAAACAATTGAAATAATctgtatattaaaagtaaaaatataataacaaaaaatgttagatataatgtattaaaaaactaaaaaaatattaggtatattgtattgaaaaatattcaaataacgAAATTCTCGATCCTAGTTAACAATTCATATAATGTAtgtgcatatttatattttatttagttttccatattattgcattgtatattattctataaaaaatctgtacaaataaaaacaaaaaaaagaaatgtttacaaaaaatacGAACTACTATGAAAAAGTTAAAGTTGAAgtgaattttatgtttatgaaTTCTATATCTACCAATAGATATACTAATATTTGATACATAAGTAGACATGTAGCAGAGAGACtgcttttaaatttgattcaGCATTTAACTTGTAACATACACATTATAACACTTCTTTTATGCAATCAACAATACCTTGATTACATGTTACCTGTCTTACATTAAGTAAGCACATCAAGATTAATTATCAAGATTAATTATCAAGATCTCCAAATAATTGTATGATTTTTTcgcaatagaaattaaaatattaatttgggCGTTAATAAAAACTGTAAGCTTGTttagttttcaaataaaaaaaataaattatttaatacatctaaaataaatctatagcACACATGTTACACAAAATAGATCTTTTcagaattttgatatttaattttgcagatGATTATTTGTAATTGACAAACTACATGTACATCACGCGCGCTAACAATCTTGcataaactaataattaaaagattgttatgaataacgtaaaaaataatgaaaataaatgcataaatctttctaaaaaatgttAGCTATTACAATTTGCTCAtacatgattttataaaacttacttTTCCAGTACATGAAAAGCGAACGTTTATCTTTCGATAATGAGAAATTATCATGACAGATGTTTCAATATTTGATTTGACGAAATTTATCATACAATTCTAATGtcgtttataattttgaaatatactcTCTCAGTCCATTTATATGATTCTTGATGATACGTCGCTTAATCTTATTTTCATcacatgcaaaaattatttgtgcaaataataaagtaatgtcttattatttgtaaactttattttaaaaacaaatttctccagtctaaaaaaaatgttcaaaaaacttgaaaacaatttatttcgtaacaagtaatatataatgagaTGTCATGTAAAACTCATCAATTATCATTCAAATTAAGAATGTACATTGTATCATTTCACAAATTTCTCaacagtaatttattttctttaagacTGCAACATGTAAAGATTTGATGTTTCATGATAAGCGAAAGAAAAACTTCAGAAGCTTGTTTGAGAGAATTCATTTTTGTATTGCAAACTTTGGATgagcatatattttatgatacaaaAGAGATTATTGCAAAAACTAATGAATGCCTACGCCTGtgaaactaataatttaaaataatctacatACTTATTTCATATtggtttgttatttatatagaaaacgAAAGTACATCTCATATAAACATAAACTAACGAAATGTGAGTTTGAGACGCTCTGTGTAGTTTGACAATTAGGCACAATATTTCAAAGCaactgaaattttaaatttctccaTTTGAGAAAGATGGTTTGATTGTGGAACATTCTTTCTCCATACAGACTATTTCTCCCTAAgctttattgtaatattaaaagtagaaATACATACTTCATTGTTTTACTACTGTTTCTTTttcactttaatattatatatattcagtagTCAGTCCAAGGCAAACTTTTTATCCGCGATaatgtaatacaatataacTACTATCTTCGTATTTCCTTTAAATcgatctatatatatctatatattactttcttttaaaaaatgtatacttaacatttaatatataatatatatatctctttaaaatatttacaatcaatgctataatacaatattttaaatcgtttGTTGTATTCATATCTTATAAAggcaattattaatgtaactaCTAttcttattgtaatatatcgtGTAAACgttgtttttttacaataactaTGTtcatattagaataatataatacaagagataagatatttttttacaagattttgaCACCTCTCTAAGTGACATTTCTGTTATATACAAGAGAAGTGCATGACAATGCAAATTAGTTTCACCATTATtacattaacttttaaatgCTATACTTTTCAatcaatcaaaaattataaacagtaAATACTGAAAACCTATTCTTCCAATCCTTTAGAACtttcaataaaagaaaagcttTGTACATATTGTGCAAAAGAATTAtctcaacattattttaattaataataaattaacagttCACCCATAATATGTGTGAATAAGTAACTGCAATAAATTCATCTATccaattattaaatgattgaaaattaagcttaattttatatataataaaataaaaaaaaattgtctaacattttctattaatactTACTTCAATGTTGTTCTATATCAACATATGAAGAgagaatttaaacatattaccctaacatttgttaaaaaaaacgaaatcaaaaattttatcctaaatatattttgagatattcAGGATTGTTTTCTAACATAcacgaaattttataacaattttataataattacaaacataATGTAGCATAGGCTATTTTTCCCATACAGCttacatacaattaaaaaattatcgtttatatgtataataaaaataattgcaacatcaaaatattaaatcgaatATGCATATTTCGTTCATTTACTTCGCACAAGTGcaaagatataattacaaaattactgAACAtgtgaagatataatatttaagtcaTAATTATAACAGATTCATAAATGCTTAATATGATGTATAGACATAAATAGCATATGCTACTTCTATTGTAGTGTAATTCAATGTATCCCATTGGAAATCATTCTATTAaagattgtatttattttttattgtttatggGCATCCTTTTAGAGATCATAGTATTCTagttattcaaaaattttcttcaaaataaatgtataaattaaatataacaatcacAGACATCAATTCTTTACGAGATCTTTACAAATACTGCACACAATATCATTTACActtctcaataaaaaaaaaaatatgaatatgatTTCAATGAGATACACTGGAAATactattatcaataaattcgatacgaaaaattttaacttaacaCACAAtcataactaaataaattaagaaaaattcacTAGAATTCATATAGTATCATCTGCACTTTGTTGTCTTGCGCTGAGTTTTAACTGATAttcgaattattataaattaatcgtgTCCAATGTGTGCGAATTCCTAGATGCACTATTGTCCTTTGGTGATGTTGTGGCAATGCTAACTTGTTTTGTAACATTGTTCGTAAACGGCATAGAAAACTTGAAATCAGCACCATTTGGCAATTTGCGCATAATTTTCCCGGACGTAATAAGTCTGCCAAAGCCCTCTTGGTGAGCGAAGGCATAGCCTGACCGTAGAGATCGTCGTGTACGTCTCGTAGACGGTGTACGCAATATATCTTGACTTTGACGAGAACGTAATTGTGCCAGCCTCTGCTTTAGTCTGACTCTGTCGGACAATGTTGGCCTGACGTCCATAAAGAAGAATCGCCATGAAAGTACCGGTATAACGAGGATTATACAAGATATCACTGTTGTGAACCAAAAGGTCGCCTCCGACATAGCCTGCAAACACgagttaaataattgaaatacttgtaattttaaagaatataaatgattCGCGCAATGCCTACCATATTAAGACTGCCCACATAACTACCACCTATGGCGAAGTTGTAGAagtaatctaaaataaaataccaaATGAGTGAACCCCACACCATAATGTGGTTAAAAACTGTCCAATACGACGTGTCGAGAGCTATTTGAACGGTCACGACTATAACTAATATAGTAGCTACTACACTGCCCAGCAGCATATGATCAGAAAGTACATAACCCTTTGGTGATACTCCATCTTTGTATGTTCctgttaaaatatacaaaatacatacgcgtaaatgtacataaatttatattgttataatttaagaatacgcataaattcatatatagttcttttaataagtttagtaagatacaaaatatttaccataaggtactaaaaataatacacaacTAGCATAAAATCCATGTAGAGCACTCCAACAAAATTCTTTCTTGTTAAAGAGCAAATTCTGCAATCCTGGTGCATATAATTTTGGATACATTAGACTATTCTTGTCATTAACGTCCTGATCAAAAATGCCAACTGCCAAAACCGGTAACGAggtataaaatagattatagaCAGAGATGTACATAGGATCAAACACAGTctgcaagaaaatatatacaagagatgattgattataaatgtacaattttaattgctCGCAATCCATCTACTATTTTCTACTAATGTATTATCAGAAAAgctattaaattcatattctAAATATCTCGACTTTGGAGCAAGCTCTTACAAAGGAGTTATAAATCATATTCGCCTTTGAAACATCATctgttttttaattgtattttttttttcattaatacaataatgtacaaagtttttaaatgtctTACCTGTGCGCTGAATCCGCAAAAGAAGGCAAACCAGATGTGACAGAGAGTGAATGCAaagttcttataaaaaaaatatctaagaaATTTACTCATTCTGTAGTATGACCATCTGCCATGGACCAGAAGTAATCTTTCCAAGAATCGAAATTGTCCTATCGAATAGTCCGAAGCCAACACGGCTTGCAATCCCTCCTGACCACTGATACCAACGCCAATATGAGCCGTTTTTATCATCGAGACATCATTGGCTCCATCGCCAATTGCCAGAGTCACCGcggatttatttttcttaatcaatTCGACAACCATCGCTTTCTGTAATGGTGTTACCCGACAACATATTACAGATTTACctgtaaaatttgtattataaatcgtATTACAATTCGTAttacaaattatcaaatatttattctaaatatgaataattcgaACTTACATTGACTGGACACTTCTAGAAAAAGCTGTTCCAGCTGTGGATGCAACGCGTGAACCAAAGAATGTCCATTGATAACCACTGCAAATCCTGTCGAATTCTCCATTTCATGTTCATCCTGTTCATCCCTAGGATTATATTCTGTATCGCTGCTGTGCAAAGAACAGAACTTTCAAGTAAAGTTATTTCactcaaaataaataacaatctaGTATTCATTTGATGTGTGAACTCGACTTCATTACATATCATATGAGATAcagaattataacaaaaattaaacaaataaataaaaaaaagttataagaaaagataaataataaatcacaatctcattactaacaataaaaaattttgaaatttacattgttaaaaataatgcacGTTAATCATAAACGATACACAGtgcgttttattaataactacaGATACAAGAACGTGACACAAGCAACATAccaattatgttaatatatgatgtcactaagattatattattaagcatACAGAAAGAGAAGGAGTGAATATCAAGCATCATGATAATTTTTGGTTATCTAtagctataaatatatcactAAATCGTAGAATACCTCAGATATGACATGTGCAGTATCTGGAAAATATCTGAAGTGATTTAAAAAGTCAGATTTCTATCAGTCAATCTATCATCAACACAGCCTGATTATATTGctgattatattatcaacaATAATGTAGCAAATCTCGATATCTTTGATAATTACAAGATATGGAAGACAATTTTGTAAtgctttttaaatacaaaagataCTAAATAATACTATCAGATATACATGCAAATCATTAAGTTGGATCTTTGCGATAGATAAATAGAAGATGAGATGTATAAAATCAATGCACATATAATGAATTAAGCGCTGTAAAGTATGATTTGTTACATTCTTATAATTGTCTGATAAATAAATTCctaaaagtgtttttatttcatattttttgggtaatcattataatttaaattgcattGCAAGATCCACTAGCTTGGATATAAAGCACAAGAGTTTTCTGCagttaagtataataaattcttatataaacacAACTATATAGACATAGAAAGCATTACATGAAACATAATGCCACATTCATTATgagaaatcaattttctttcttttttcttttttttaatataaatacgttAATCAGAATCAGCAATAGAAGAAGTTAATAGATTGTACTCCGTCTCTTTCATGTGCCTGACCTTTCCTTGTCCCACCTGAATGTGACAATGGAGAGAGTCGGTCGTTTTTGTTGGGTCAAAGCTGTTTTAATGGTATCCAAATATCGCGTCAACTGTGTTTCTACGCCGTCATAAGTAGTTGCGTCTATCACGAAGACATCCGTGAGATCGTCCGTCAATAACTGACATGAATATCCGATGTTGATAGCTGTTTCTGTGAAAaagtttaatgtaaaaatgttgttctattaaaacataaatatattcatcatgtaataatttgtttttcaaaaacttaCCCTGTTTGTCACCAGTTAATACCCAAAGCTTGATACCAGCGAGACTCAGATTGGCAATGGTCTGAGGTACACCATCTTGTAATTTATCTTCAATGGCAGTAGCACCCAATAATGACatatctttctctatctcttcaTAAATTGCGTCCAACTTATCGTCTCTATTTTCTTGGCTTAATGCCGCTTCTTGATGACGTTGCTTCCAATTATTGAAAAAGCTTTCGTCCAAATCTCTTACAGAAAGGCACAATGTTCTTAAACCTTCGCCTGCaaacttatttaaatgatCCAATGTTTTCGCCATTATTTCTTCGCTATCCTTTTTTAATCGctcataaataacattatccGCTCCTTTGCAATACAACCGAAGATGTCCATCTTTCCTCAAAATTACGGACATTCTCTTTCGTACGTTATTAAAATCTAGAATACAAAGTAATTcgtatatctctttttttcccatTACTTCGATCGTTATACTGTTGGGCGATCTTTCCTTGAAGACAAAGCCAAAATTTCTAGCGGCGGATACGAGGGCAGCTTCATCAGGCGACTGTGCTTGGTATTCAATCTTGCCATGTTTCTCTTCTGGCATAACAGTGTGACAGAGCGCCAACAATCTGAAAAAACTGTGGACATCCGGATTCTCTCGTTGCACAGCTTCAAGCAGTGAAGAATCATAGAATTTGAAATCTGGTTCGTAATCCTTGTTAAACGAGAAATCCAAAGGTGGCATTGTCTGCAAAATGTacaagatttttcaaaaatttaactgTTTATTCGCGTCtaattacaacaaaattagTTTTGTAGAAGGgagaaagttaattttattaattaaaaatcaggAATTCCGCTGTTGTTTAGAAAGGAAGTAAAGAAAGCTAGACGGAAAGCTAGAAATCTTCATATGTATTACTCagaataatatactttatcttcataaaaataaatattcgttgaaaaatacaaatattatatatatatatatatatatatatatatatatatatatatatatatatatatatttatatatattatagtttgttAGTTAAATTACTTCTGAAGTATATTAAGGGgaaattatgaaagaaattaGTCTTAACAATGcattaatatagtaaaaaaaataagagcaaACAGTAGCATATCTATTTCATAACATGCAGTTCTAA
It encodes:
- the Atp8b gene encoding phospholipid-transporting ATPase ID isoform X6 yields the protein MSVEVDTLELEVFEVKDYDDEAELADVAIRRGTARTSRSSETGSRRCSTQEAEEDDDGGGGNGRRKRKKRRKQQRSKLQLPQPQLEVTISSGGQQRSHALTLASSSDEVELAVGECSKRDSSSSLGGGSRHNTLRESLLTVLGKLVIWKGTRYRSATAASSSSSVPPNSPPATECIGRSTSFFSSETERRIRANNREYNSQFNYANNYIKTSKYSVLTFLPLNLFEQFQRLANFYFLCLLVLQMIPAISSLTPITTAIPLIGVLTLTAVKDAYDDFQRHSNDSQVNNRKSRTLRGTNLREEKWSQVQVGDVIRMENDQFVAADVMLLSTSEPNGLCYIETAELDGETNLKCRQCLPETAEMMDNHELIGQFDGEIVCETPNNLLNKFDGTLTWRGQKYALDNDKIILRGCVLRNTQWCYGMVIFAGKDTKLMQNSGKTKFKRTSIDRLLNLLIIGIVFFLLSLCLFCMVGCGIWESLVGRYFQTYLPWDSLVPSEPITGATVIALLVFFSYSIVLNTVVPISLYVSVEVIRFVQSFLINWDEEMYYAPTKTHAKARTTTLNEELGQIEYIFSDKTGTLTQNIMTFNKCSVAGKCYGDVIDEVTGEVIDLSETDRAVPMPTMRWKSGQEFVRPVYTPLSGPNVRLLEQADRVSNTTPEPGINGSPKIPHTSSTMPPLDFSFNKDYEPDFKFYDSSLLEAVQRENPDVHSFFRLLALCHTVMPEEKHGKIEYQAQSPDEAALVSAARNFGFVFKERSPNSITIEVMGKKEIYELLCILDFNNVRKRMSVILRKDGHLRLYCKGADNVIYERLKKDSEEIMAKTLDHLNKFAGEGLRTLCLSVRDLDESFFNNWKQRHQEAALSQENRDDKLDAIYEEIEKDMSLLGATAIEDKLQDGVPQTIANLSLAGIKLWVLTGDKQETAINIGYSCQLLTDDLTDVFVIDATTYDGVETQLTRYLDTIKTALTQQKRPTLSIVTFRWDKESSDTEYNPRDEQDEHEMENSTGFAVVINGHSLVHALHPQLEQLFLEVSSQCKSVICCRVTPLQKAMVVELIKKNKSAVTLAIGDGANDVSMIKTAHIGVGISGQEGLQAVLASDYSIGQFRFLERLLLVHGRWSYYRMSKFLRYFFYKNFAFTLCHIWFAFFCGFSAQTVFDPMYISVYNLFYTSLPVLAVGIFDQDVNDKNSLMYPKLYAPGLQNLLFNKKEFCWSALHGFYASCVLFLVPYGTYKDGVSPKGYVLSDHMLLGSVVATILVIVVTVQIALDTSYWTVFNHIMVWGSLIWYFILDYFYNFAIGGSYVGSLNMAMSEATFWFTTVISCIILVIPVLSWRFFFMDVRPTLSDRVRLKQRLAQLRSRQSQDILRTPSTRRTRRSLRSGYAFAHQEGFGRLITSGKIMRKLPNGADFKFSMPFTNNVTKQVSIATTSPKDNSASRNSHTLDTINL
- the Atp8b gene encoding phospholipid-transporting ATPase ID isoform X5 is translated as MKSILQRCWLLLQSRHVKDYDDEAELADVAIRRGTARTSRSSETGSRRCSTQEAEEDDDGGGGNGRRKRKKRRKQQRSKLQLPQPQLEVTISSGGQQRSHALTLASSSDEVELAVGECSKRDSSSSLGGGSRHNTLRESLLTVLGKLVIWKGTRYRSATAASSSSSVPPNSPPATECIGRSTSFFSSETERRIRANNREYNSQFNYANNYIKTSKYSVLTFLPLNLFEQFQRLANFYFLCLLVLQMIPAISSLTPITTAIPLIGVLTLTAVKDAYDDFQRHSNDSQVNNRKSRTLRGTNLREEKWSQVQVGDVIRMENDQFVAADVMLLSTSEPNGLCYIETAELDGETNLKCRQCLPETAEMMDNHELIGQFDGEIVCETPNNLLNKFDGTLTWRGQKYALDNDKIILRGCVLRNTQWCYGMVIFAGKDTKLMQNSGKTKFKRTSIDRLLNLLIIGIVFFLLSLCLFCMVGCGIWESLVGRYFQTYLPWDSLVPSEPITGATVIALLVFFSYSIVLNTVVPISLYVSVEVIRFVQSFLINWDEEMYYAPTKTHAKARTTTLNEELGQIEYIFSDKTGTLTQNIMTFNKCSVAGKCYGDVIDEVTGEVIDLSETDRAVPMPTMRWKSGQEFVRPVYTPLSGPNVRLLEQADRVSNTTPEPGINGSPKIPHTSSTMPPLDFSFNKDYEPDFKFYDSSLLEAVQRENPDVHSFFRLLALCHTVMPEEKHGKIEYQAQSPDEAALVSAARNFGFVFKERSPNSITIEVMGKKEIYELLCILDFNNVRKRMSVILRKDGHLRLYCKGADNVIYERLKKDSEEIMAKTLDHLNKFAGEGLRTLCLSVRDLDESFFNNWKQRHQEAALSQENRDDKLDAIYEEIEKDMSLLGATAIEDKLQDGVPQTIANLSLAGIKLWVLTGDKQETAINIGYSCQLLTDDLTDVFVIDATTYDGVETQLTRYLDTIKTALTQQKRPTLSIVTFRWDKESSDTEYNPRDEQDEHEMENSTGFAVVINGHSLVHALHPQLEQLFLEVSSQCKSVICCRVTPLQKAMVVELIKKNKSAVTLAIGDGANDVSMIKTAHIGVGISGQEGLQAVLASDYSIGQFRFLERLLLVHGRWSYYRMSKFLRYFFYKNFAFTLCHIWFAFFCGFSAQTVFDPMYISVYNLFYTSLPVLAVGIFDQDVNDKNSLMYPKLYAPGLQNLLFNKKEFCWSALHGFYASCVLFLVPYGTYKDGVSPKGYVLSDHMLLGSVVATILVIVVTVQIALDTSYWTVFNHIMVWGSLIWYFILDYFYNFAIGGSYVGSLNMAMSEATFWFTTVISCIILVIPVLSWRFFFMDVRPTLSDRVRLKQRLAQLRSRQSQDILRTPSTRRTRRSLRSGYAFAHQEGFGRLITSGKIMRKLPNGADFKFSMPFTNNVTKQVSIATTSPKDNSASRNSHTLDTINL
- the Atp8b gene encoding phospholipid-transporting ATPase ID isoform X4 gives rise to the protein MIREDEKTVVGPRWKNYVRGEAQSGGDEVVSPPARLRCQKVAEEVKDYDDEAELADVAIRRGTARTSRSSETGSRRCSTQEAEEDDDGGGGNGRRKRKKRRKQQRSKLQLPQPQLEVTISSGGQQRSHALTLASSSDEVELAVGECSKRDSSSSLGGGSRHNTLRESLLTVLGKLVIWKGTRYRSATAASSSSSVPPNSPPATECIGRSTSFFSSETERRIRANNREYNSQFNYANNYIKTSKYSVLTFLPLNLFEQFQRLANFYFLCLLVLQMIPAISSLTPITTAIPLIGVLTLTAVKDAYDDFQRHSNDSQVNNRKSRTLRGTNLREEKWSQVQVGDVIRMENDQFVAADVMLLSTSEPNGLCYIETAELDGETNLKCRQCLPETAEMMDNHELIGQFDGEIVCETPNNLLNKFDGTLTWRGQKYALDNDKIILRGCVLRNTQWCYGMVIFAGKDTKLMQNSGKTKFKRTSIDRLLNLLIIGIVFFLLSLCLFCMVGCGIWESLVGRYFQTYLPWDSLVPSEPITGATVIALLVFFSYSIVLNTVVPISLYVSVEVIRFVQSFLINWDEEMYYAPTKTHAKARTTTLNEELGQIEYIFSDKTGTLTQNIMTFNKCSVAGKCYGDVIDEVTGEVIDLSETDRAVPMPTMRWKSGQEFVRPVYTPLSGPNVRLLEQADRVSNTTPEPGINGSPKIPHTSSTMPPLDFSFNKDYEPDFKFYDSSLLEAVQRENPDVHSFFRLLALCHTVMPEEKHGKIEYQAQSPDEAALVSAARNFGFVFKERSPNSITIEVMGKKEIYELLCILDFNNVRKRMSVILRKDGHLRLYCKGADNVIYERLKKDSEEIMAKTLDHLNKFAGEGLRTLCLSVRDLDESFFNNWKQRHQEAALSQENRDDKLDAIYEEIEKDMSLLGATAIEDKLQDGVPQTIANLSLAGIKLWVLTGDKQETAINIGYSCQLLTDDLTDVFVIDATTYDGVETQLTRYLDTIKTALTQQKRPTLSIVTFSDTEYNPRDEQDEHEMENSTGFAVVINGHSLVHALHPQLEQLFLEVSSQCKSVICCRVTPLQKAMVVELIKKNKSAVTLAIGDGANDVSMIKTAHIGVGISGQEGLQAVLASDYSIGQFRFLERLLLVHGRWSYYRMSKFLRYFFYKNFAFTLCHIWFAFFCGFSAQTVFDPMYISVYNLFYTSLPVLAVGIFDQDVNDKNSLMYPKLYAPGLQNLLFNKKEFCWSALHGFYASCVLFLVPYGTYKDGVSPKGYVLSDHMLLGSVVATILVIVVTVQIALDTSYWTVFNHIMVWGSLIWYFILDYFYNFAIGGSYVGSLNMAMSEATFWFTTVISCIILVIPVLSWRFFFMDVRPTLSDRVRLKQRLAQLRSRQSQDILRTPSTRRTRRSLRSGYAFAHQEGFGRLITSGKIMRKLPNGADFKFSMPFTNNVTKQVSIATTSPKDNSASRNSHTLDTINL
- the Atp8b gene encoding phospholipid-transporting ATPase ID isoform X3 produces the protein MIREDEKTVVGPRWKNYVRGEAQSGGDEVVSPPARLRCQKVAEEVKDYDDEAELADVAIRRGTARTSRSSETGSRRCSTQEAEEDDDGGGGNGRRKRKKRRKQQRSKLQLPQPQLEVTISSGGQQRSHALTLASSSDEVELAVGECSKRDSSSSLGGGSRHNTLRESLLTVLGKLVIWKGTRYRSATAASSSSSVPPNSPPATECIGRSTSFFSSETERRIRANNREYNSQFNYANNYIKTSKYSVLTFLPLNLFEQFQRLANFYFLCLLVLQMIPAISSLTPITTAIPLIGVLTLTAVKDAYDDFQRHSNDSQVNNRKSRTLRGTNLREEKWSQVQVGDVIRMENDQFVAADVMLLSTSEPNGLCYIETAELDGETNLKCRQCLPETAEMMDNHELIGQFDGEIVCETPNNLLNKFDGTLTWRGQKYALDNDKIILRGCVLRNTQWCYGMVIFAGKDTKLMQNSGKTKFKRTSIDRLLNLLIIGIVFFLLSLCLFCMVGCGIWESLVGRYFQTYLPWDSLVPSEPITGATVIALLVFFSYSIVLNTVVPISLYVSVEVIRFVQSFLINWDEEMYYAPTKTHAKARTTTLNEELGQIEYIFSDKTGTLTQNIMTFNKCSVAGKCYGDVIDEVTGEVIDLSETDRAVPMPTMRWKSGQEFVRPVYTPLSGPNVRLLEQADRVSNTTPEPGINGSPKIPHTSSTMPPLDFSFNKDYEPDFKFYDSSLLEAVQRENPDVHSFFRLLALCHTVMPEEKHGKIEYQAQSPDEAALVSAARNFGFVFKERSPNSITIEVMGKKEIYELLCILDFNNVRKRMSVILRKDGHLRLYCKGADNVIYERLKKDSEEIMAKTLDHLNKFAGEGLRTLCLSVRDLDESFFNNWKQRHQEAALSQENRDDKLDAIYEEIEKDMSLLGATAIEDKLQDGVPQTIANLSLAGIKLWVLTGDKQETAINIGYSCQLLTDDLTDVFVIDATTYDGVETQLTRYLDTIKTALTQQKRPTLSIVTFSSDTEYNPRDEQDEHEMENSTGFAVVINGHSLVHALHPQLEQLFLEVSSQCKSVICCRVTPLQKAMVVELIKKNKSAVTLAIGDGANDVSMIKTAHIGVGISGQEGLQAVLASDYSIGQFRFLERLLLVHGRWSYYRMSKFLRYFFYKNFAFTLCHIWFAFFCGFSAQTVFDPMYISVYNLFYTSLPVLAVGIFDQDVNDKNSLMYPKLYAPGLQNLLFNKKEFCWSALHGFYASCVLFLVPYGTYKDGVSPKGYVLSDHMLLGSVVATILVIVVTVQIALDTSYWTVFNHIMVWGSLIWYFILDYFYNFAIGGSYVGSLNMAMSEATFWFTTVISCIILVIPVLSWRFFFMDVRPTLSDRVRLKQRLAQLRSRQSQDILRTPSTRRTRRSLRSGYAFAHQEGFGRLITSGKIMRKLPNGADFKFSMPFTNNVTKQVSIATTSPKDNSASRNSHTLDTINL